Part of the Chlamydiota bacterium genome, AAAATAAATCCCTCCGTTCTAAACTTCAGGATCTTGAAGAAAATTTTCTCCAACTCCAAATTGAGGGAAAAGTCTCGAGACTTCGAGAGCTTCCCTTTATTAAAGAGCCTGTCTACCGTGAAGTAGATCGAAAAACGCTCCATGAAAAATTAGTTGAAGAAATTCAAGATGAATATCCAAAACAAGATATCGAAACCACTCAAAAAGTCCTTGTTAAATTCGGTTTTTTAGAACCTAACTATAACCTGAAGGATAAAGTTATCAATATCTATGGAGAACAAATCGGCGCCTTTTATGATGTCGATGAAAAAGCCCTTTTTAAGATTAAAGGGCTCGGGATAGGGCAAGGTCTTCAAAATGCTATTCTTGCCCATGAACTCACTCATGCGCTTCAAGATCAGCATTTTCGAATTAAAAATCTAGTGGATTCAAATTTGAGAAATGACGATCAAAAACTAGCCCATCTATCTCTTGTTGAGGGAGACGCTTCATTTGTAACCCAACTCTATTACCTTCATTCCATGAAACTATCTGTTCTTTGGGATATTCTTTCCTACTTTTTTGTTGATCAAAAAGAGTTTAAAAACGCACCTCTGGTTCTTCAGCAAAATATGATTTTCCCTTACCTTAAAGGAATAGAGTTTGTTTCTTACATCTATCATAAAAGTGGTTGGAGTGGAATCAATCGCTGTTTTCAAAAACCCCCATCTTCTACAGAAGAAATTCTTCACCCCGATAAATATTTGGCTGACAATGACGCTCCCCAAATGATCGTCTTCCCATCCTTAAAAGAAGTTTTGTCCCCTTATGTTCTCTTGGAAGAAAATGTTATCGGAGAATTTAATATTCGTCTCCTCTTTGAAAAATTTTTTAAATCCAAGGCTTTTGAGGCCACGGCAGAAGGATGGGGAGGGGATACCTATCAAGTTTGGGAAGATAAAACCTCTTCTTCCTTAATCCTGATTTGGCTCACCCATTGGGATACCCCTCAAGACGCCAATCAATTTTTCAATGGATACAGTCAACTCGTTTTAAAAAAATTTCCAGACGCCTCGCAGGAAGTTAAAATAAAAGATAAGAATTTATGGAAAACCCCTCAAGAATGGATTCTAATTCTAAAAAATGGAAAAGGTGTTCTCGTGATCGAGGCCAACGAAAAACCAAGCATTGAAAAAATGAGCAATTCATTTGAAGAATTTAAAGATAAAAACTATAATTAGTTTTTAATTTATAAAAATTTTCGAATATTTTTTCGGACGAAAGATACGCATCATGGCCAAAAATTTAGTGATGGTTCTCGCTGGGGGAGAGGGGAGACGTCTTTATCCCTTGACCCGAGATCGGGCAAAGCCTGCCGTTCCTTTTGGGGGGCAGTATCGCATTGTTGATTTCGTTTTGAGCAATTTTGTCAATTCAGGATATTTTAAAATTAAAATTTTAACTCAATTTATGTCTGAGTCTCTCAATAAACACATTTCAACAGGATGGCGGCTTTCTCCTACGCTCGGTCATTACATTGATTGTGTTCCAGCTCAAATGAGAACGGGCGAAACCTGGTTTAAGGGAACGGCCGATGCTATTTATCAGAACATTAATATCATTGAAGATGAAAATCCGGATTTAGTGTTTGTATTTGGCGGAGATCACATTTATAAAATGGATATCCGCCAAATGGAAAAGCACCATCTTGAAAAAGACGCTGATGTAACCATTGCAGCAGTTCCTTATCCGATCGCGGAAGCCTCTAATTTTGGGGTCATTGTTGTTGACTCTGACTGGAGAATCATCGGATTCCAAGAAAAACCAAAGGTCCCCAAACCCTTGCCTGATCGATCTGGCCTTGCCTTGGTTTCAATGGGTAACTACATCTTTAAACGAGATGCACTTCTTCAATCTATTAAGAAAGATGCAAAAAGAGAGAGCGATCATGACTTCGGGAAAAGCATTATGCCTGAACTTGTAAAATCTGCACGCGTTTTTGCTTATGATTTTTCAGCAAATTCTGTTCCGGGTATGGAAGAAAAGGAAAGGGGATATTGGAGAGATGTCGGAACCATCGATGCTTATTGGGAAGCCAATATGGAACTGGTGAGTGTGTCGCCCCAGCTTAATCTCTACAACATGGAGTGGCCGATTCGCACGGTTTCCTCTCATTTACCCCCTGCAAAATTTGTCTTTGCCAATGTTGAGGGACAAAGAGTAGGATATGCAACAGACTCCATGATTAGCGAAGGATGCATTATCAGTGGAGGAAAGGTTCATCGCTCGATTCTCTCCCCGGGCGTCAGAGTCAACAGCTACAGTCTTCTTGAGGAATCTATTTTATTAGACGGTGTTAACATCGGTCGACATGCCCAAATTCGTAAAACCATTATTGATAAAGATGTTGATATACCCCCTAAATCAGTCATTGGGTTTGATCTTGAAAAAGACCGTAAACGTTTCTTTGTAACCGATGAAGGGGTGGTCGTCGTTCCTAAAAAAACACGCTTTGATCGAATGAGCGATGAAAAGACAGTTTAAAGTTCAAAGTTTAAGGCTTAAAGGAAGAAACAGGGACAAGTGTCAACCTTTAAACCTTAAACTTTTAACCTTGAACCGTATTTTTTTCTTTGAACTTTGAACCTTAAACTTTGAACTGTCTTAAAGGAGTGTGAAAAATGCCAAAAAAATTAAAAATTGTTTTTGCGGCAAGTGAGGTCCATCCGTTTTCAAAAACGGGGGGACTTGCCGATGTCACGGGAGCTTTGCCCAAGGCGCTTGGCGAATTGGGACATGACGTTAAAATCATTACGCCTTTTTACCGATCCACAAAAAAAATGAACATTGATATTCGAAAATTTTCAAAAAAAATATTTGTTCAGTTAGGGGATCGGGTGGTTGAAGG contains:
- the glgC gene encoding glucose-1-phosphate adenylyltransferase; the protein is MAKNLVMVLAGGEGRRLYPLTRDRAKPAVPFGGQYRIVDFVLSNFVNSGYFKIKILTQFMSESLNKHISTGWRLSPTLGHYIDCVPAQMRTGETWFKGTADAIYQNINIIEDENPDLVFVFGGDHIYKMDIRQMEKHHLEKDADVTIAAVPYPIAEASNFGVIVVDSDWRIIGFQEKPKVPKPLPDRSGLALVSMGNYIFKRDALLQSIKKDAKRESDHDFGKSIMPELVKSARVFAYDFSANSVPGMEEKERGYWRDVGTIDAYWEANMELVSVSPQLNLYNMEWPIRTVSSHLPPAKFVFANVEGQRVGYATDSMISEGCIISGGKVHRSILSPGVRVNSYSLLEESILLDGVNIGRHAQIRKTIIDKDVDIPPKSVIGFDLEKDRKRFFVTDEGVVVVPKKTRFDRMSDEKTV